In Campylobacter sp. 2014D-0216, the following proteins share a genomic window:
- the rpmI gene encoding 50S ribosomal protein L35, translating to MPKMKSVKSAVKRFKVGKNKIKRGAAYRSHILTKKPAKRMRDLRTSKYVHSTNVKAVEKMLGI from the coding sequence ATGCCAAAAATGAAAAGCGTTAAAAGTGCTGTTAAACGCTTCAAAGTAGGTAAAAACAAAATCAAAAGAGGTGCTGCTTATAGAAGCCACATTTTGACTAAAAAACCTGCTAAAAGAATGCGTGATCTTCGCACTTCTAAGTATGTTCACTCAACCAATGTTAAAGCGGTTGAAAAAATGTTAGGAATTTAA
- a CDS encoding OPT family oligopeptide transporter, which translates to MHTKKSLPELTLRGIILGSVLTIIFTASNVYLGLKVGLTFSTSIPAVVIAMAVLKIFKDSNILENNMVQTQVSAAGTLSAVIFVIPGLFMCGYWVEFPLWLTFMLCLCGGGLGVLFTIPLRRAMVVESKLAYPEGRAAAEILKVANKDQADKKGKVGLKEIILGVSIASIVSLFSSGFKLLSSGSSVAFMWQKMTFAFSMGYSVALLGAGYLVGIAGGVALLVGMILAWMVFVPYFSSKENLDLSLATLDIASQIWAQKVRLIGTGAIAVAALWTLIELAKPVYNGVKNMLKKTSLSVSKNSTDTDLSLKTILILFVLMAIGLFVSFYTFVADSTLASGYQILFALVGTLIAIFIGFFVASACGYMAGLVGSSSSPISGIGLIGIMISSLIILLLGYKINLFDDPLMSKFAIAFAIFITSVILATAAISNDNLQDLKTGYLVGATPWKQQVSLIIGCVFGALAIAPVLNLLYQAYGFVGALPREGMDEANALAAPQANLMSTIAQGIFNANIDWAYIIIGAFVGVGIIIVDRVLRTKNMSLPPLAVGIGMYLPPTINTPLFIGGFLAYLIKKRLEKRYAKNAHKKELIQEHEQKGTLFASGLIVGESIFGVLIAGLTVFSISRGGAEEPLAIVTPFKDDGIIGFVVFVAIMLIFARRVLKK; encoded by the coding sequence ATGCATACAAAAAAATCTCTACCGGAGCTTACGCTTAGGGGTATTATACTAGGAAGTGTTTTAACTATAATCTTTACAGCCTCAAATGTATATTTGGGGCTTAAGGTGGGTCTTACTTTTTCTACTTCTATTCCTGCTGTTGTGATTGCAATGGCTGTTTTAAAAATCTTCAAAGATTCTAATATTTTAGAAAATAACATGGTGCAAACTCAAGTGTCAGCAGCAGGTACGCTTTCAGCTGTTATTTTTGTCATACCAGGGCTTTTCATGTGTGGATATTGGGTTGAATTCCCATTGTGGCTTACCTTTATGCTTTGTCTTTGTGGTGGTGGCTTAGGAGTGCTTTTTACTATACCTTTGCGTAGGGCTATGGTAGTAGAAAGCAAGTTAGCTTATCCTGAAGGAAGGGCAGCAGCTGAAATTTTAAAAGTAGCCAACAAAGATCAAGCGGACAAAAAAGGCAAAGTAGGTTTAAAAGAAATCATCTTAGGAGTTAGTATAGCTTCTATTGTAAGTCTTTTTTCAAGCGGATTTAAATTACTTTCAAGCGGAAGCAGTGTAGCCTTTATGTGGCAAAAAATGACTTTTGCATTTTCCATGGGTTATTCAGTAGCGCTTTTGGGTGCTGGATATTTAGTCGGTATAGCTGGTGGAGTTGCATTGCTTGTGGGTATGATACTTGCATGGATGGTGTTTGTACCGTATTTTTCATCTAAAGAAAACCTTGATTTAAGTTTAGCTACACTTGATATCGCAAGTCAAATTTGGGCGCAAAAAGTACGATTAATAGGTACTGGAGCTATAGCCGTAGCTGCATTATGGACTTTAATCGAGTTAGCAAAGCCTGTTTATAATGGTGTAAAAAATATGCTTAAAAAAACCTCTTTAAGTGTATCAAAAAATTCAACAGATACGGATTTATCTTTAAAAACGATACTAATATTATTTGTTTTGATGGCCATAGGTTTATTTGTATCTTTTTATACTTTTGTAGCAGACTCAACTTTGGCTAGTGGATATCAAATTCTTTTTGCTTTAGTTGGAACTTTGATCGCAATTTTTATAGGTTTTTTTGTGGCTTCAGCCTGTGGATATATGGCAGGTTTGGTAGGTTCTTCATCTTCTCCTATTTCAGGTATAGGGCTTATAGGGATTATGATCTCATCTTTAATTATCCTACTTTTAGGTTATAAGATTAATTTATTTGATGATCCGTTGATGTCTAAATTTGCTATTGCTTTTGCGATTTTTATTACAAGTGTTATTTTGGCAACAGCGGCCATTTCAAATGATAATTTACAGGATTTAAAAACCGGTTATTTAGTGGGTGCTACTCCGTGGAAACAGCAGGTTTCTTTGATTATAGGTTGTGTTTTTGGGGCTTTAGCGATAGCTCCTGTGTTAAATTTGCTATATCAAGCTTATGGCTTTGTGGGTGCTTTACCAAGAGAAGGTATGGATGAAGCAAATGCTTTAGCTGCTCCACAAGCAAATTTAATGAGCACCATAGCACAAGGAATTTTTAATGCTAATATCGACTGGGCTTATATCATAATAGGTGCCTTTGTAGGTGTTGGTATTATCATCGTTGATCGAGTGTTAAGAACTAAAAATATGTCTTTACCACCTTTAGCTGTGGGTATAGGTATGTATTTACCGCCAACTATCAACACGCCTTTGTTTATCGGAGGTTTTTTAGCGTATTTAATTAAAAAACGTTTAGAAAAAAGATATGCTAAAAATGCCCATAAAAAAGAACTTATTCAAGAACATGAGCAAAAAGGGACTTTGTTTGCTTCTGGCTTGATAGTGGGAGAAAGTATATTTGGAGTGTTAATAGCAGGTTTAACTGTGTTTTCTATTAGCAGAGGCGGGGCTGAAGAGCCACTTGCTATTGTGACTCCATTTAAAGATGATGGGATTATAGGATTTGTAGTGTTTGTAGCGATTATGCTAATTTTTGCAAGAAGAGTACTTAAAAAATGA
- a CDS encoding ribonucleoside-diphosphate reductase subunit alpha, with the protein MKVLKRNGRTEELDVSKIKKYTTDAVANLENVSQSELEVDAKIQFRDGITTEEIQQTLIKTAVDKIDIDRPNWTFVAARLFLYDLYKKVSGYNGYKHLREYLEKGEKEGRILIGLKEKYDLDDLDAYIKPERDLQFTYLGIKTLYDRYLIKDSKGMPIELPQQMFMAIAMFLAQNELDSQTWAKKFYDLISTFEVMLATPTLSNARTTRHQLSSCYIGSTPDNIEGIFDSYHEMALLSKFGGGIGWDWSKVRAMGGSIDGHKNAAGGIIPFLKITNDIAVAVDQLGTRKGAIAVYIEPWHMDINDFLDLRKNSGEERRRAHELFPALWINDLFMKRVRANGKWTLFDPADTASLCDLYGEEFEKKYEEFEKDESIAKEIVDAKELWKKILLSYFETGMPFLCFKDSANKANPNAHAGIIRSSNLCTEIFQNTDPNYYQIKIVFDDKTELHLDENEELVIDGGYKKLAKKVSTLDSINGKKVYIVEKYKNEGKTAVCNLASINLSKINTKEDIQRVVPTAIRMLDNVIDLNFYPHVKVKNTNLKSRAIGLGVMGEAQMLAEAQIYWGSNEHFEKIDRIMEMISYEAILASSNLALEKGSYPDFEGSNWSKGIVPIDVANENAKKLTVSDGLFDQSECDWEKLREKLKRDGIRNGYLMAIAPTSSISILVGTTQTIEPVYKRKWFEQNLSGMIPTVVPNLSANTWQYYTPAYELDQKILVKAAAIRGKWIDQGQSLNIFVSLDKASGGYLNEIYQLAWELGVKSTYYLRSESPDSEKLNDNVVDRTIECEGCQ; encoded by the coding sequence GTGAAAGTATTAAAAAGAAATGGAAGAACTGAAGAATTAGATGTTTCAAAGATCAAAAAATATACCACAGATGCAGTAGCAAATTTAGAAAATGTCAGTCAAAGTGAACTTGAAGTAGATGCAAAAATTCAATTTCGTGATGGTATAACAACAGAAGAAATCCAGCAAACTTTAATCAAAACAGCAGTAGATAAAATAGACATCGATAGACCTAATTGGACTTTTGTTGCTGCAAGATTGTTTTTGTATGATTTGTATAAAAAAGTCAGTGGTTATAATGGCTACAAACATTTAAGAGAATACCTTGAAAAAGGCGAAAAAGAAGGTAGGATTTTAATTGGTTTAAAAGAAAAATACGATTTAGATGATCTTGATGCCTATATAAAACCTGAACGTGATTTGCAATTTACTTATCTTGGTATCAAAACTTTATATGATCGATATTTGATTAAAGATTCTAAGGGTATGCCTATAGAATTACCACAACAAATGTTTATGGCTATTGCAATGTTTTTAGCACAAAATGAGTTGGATTCTCAAACTTGGGCTAAGAAATTTTATGATCTTATTTCTACATTTGAAGTCATGCTTGCAACCCCAACTCTTTCTAATGCAAGAACCACAAGACATCAACTTAGTTCTTGTTATATAGGAAGTACACCTGATAATATTGAGGGTATTTTTGACTCTTATCATGAAATGGCACTTTTATCTAAATTTGGCGGTGGTATAGGTTGGGATTGGTCTAAAGTGCGTGCTATGGGTGGAAGCATAGATGGACATAAAAACGCAGCAGGTGGAATCATACCATTTTTAAAAATCACTAATGATATTGCCGTTGCAGTAGATCAGCTTGGCACTAGAAAAGGAGCGATTGCGGTATATATTGAACCTTGGCATATGGACATCAATGACTTTTTAGATTTGCGTAAAAATTCAGGAGAGGAAAGAAGAAGAGCGCATGAGCTTTTCCCTGCTTTATGGATTAATGATTTGTTTATGAAAAGAGTAAGAGCAAATGGCAAGTGGACACTTTTTGATCCTGCTGATACTGCAAGCTTATGTGATTTATACGGTGAAGAATTTGAAAAAAAATATGAAGAATTTGAAAAAGATGAAAGCATTGCCAAAGAAATAGTAGATGCAAAAGAACTTTGGAAAAAAATTCTACTTTCGTATTTTGAAACAGGTATGCCATTTTTATGCTTTAAAGATAGTGCTAATAAGGCAAATCCAAATGCACATGCAGGTATCATAAGAAGTTCAAATTTATGTACAGAAATTTTCCAAAATACAGATCCAAATTACTATCAAATCAAAATTGTATTTGATGATAAAACAGAACTTCATTTAGATGAAAACGAAGAACTTGTGATAGATGGAGGGTATAAAAAACTTGCTAAGAAAGTTTCTACTTTAGATAGCATTAATGGAAAAAAAGTTTATATAGTAGAAAAATATAAAAACGAAGGCAAAACCGCTGTTTGTAATCTAGCAAGTATTAATCTAAGCAAAATCAATACTAAAGAAGATATTCAAAGAGTTGTACCAACGGCAATAAGAATGCTTGATAATGTGATTGATCTAAATTTTTATCCACATGTAAAAGTAAAAAATACCAACCTAAAATCACGCGCTATAGGTCTTGGTGTAATGGGTGAAGCGCAAATGTTAGCTGAAGCTCAAATTTACTGGGGATCAAATGAACATTTTGAAAAAATTGACCGTATTATGGAGATGATTAGTTATGAGGCAATTTTAGCAAGTTCAAATTTAGCTTTGGAGAAAGGTTCTTATCCTGATTTTGAAGGTTCAAATTGGAGTAAAGGTATAGTGCCAATTGATGTAGCAAATGAAAATGCAAAAAAACTAACTGTAAGTGATGGCTTGTTTGATCAAAGCGAGTGTGACTGGGAAAAGCTAAGAGAAAAATTAAAAAGAGATGGTATAAGAAATGGCTATTTGATGGCTATAGCGCCAACTTCTTCTATTTCTATTTTAGTAGGTACAACTCAAACAATTGAACCTGTATATAAAAGAAAATGGTTTGAGCAAAACTTAAGCGGTATGATACCAACTGTTGTGCCAAATTTAAGTGCTAATACATGGCAGTATTATACTCCTGCTTATGAGCTTGATCAAAAAATTCTAGTCAAAGCAGCAGCGATTCGTGGTAAGTGGATTGATCAGGGTCAGTCTTTAAATATCTTTGTTTCTTTAGATAAAGCAAGCGGTGGGTATTTAAATGAAATTTATCAACTTGCTTGGGAATTAGGTGTTAAATCAACTTATTATTTAAGAAGTGAAAGTCCTGATAGTGAAAAACTTAACGATAATGTGGTTGATAGAACTATAGAATGCGAAGGATGTCAATAA
- the thrS gene encoding threonine--tRNA ligase yields MTKDIIAYANNETLVDTQSFNNDTNLSPVYFDNSKQSLEVIRHSCAHLMAQAIKSLYPEAKFFVGPVIEDGFYYDFRVDSKISEEDLSKIEKKMKELAEAKLDITKYELSKQEVKEKFANDDLKQEVLLRIPDGKVSIYKQGEFEDLCRGPHVPNTRYLRFFKLTRVAGAYLGGDEKREMLTRIYGTAFADKESLNEYLKIIEEAKKRDHRKLGNEMKLFAFDDEIGGGLPIWLSNGAKLRSKLEHLLYKAHRLRGYEPVRGPELLKADAWKVSGHYANYKENMYFTQIDEQEYGIKPMNCVGHIKIYQNDVRSYRDLPLKFFEYGVVHRHEKSGVLHGLFRVREFTQDDAHIFCMPSQIKEQVLEILSFVDTLMKAFEFDYEMEISTRPAKAIGDDEIWDIATKALKEALDEQDLKYGIDEGGGAFYGPKIDIKITDALKRKWQCGTIQVDFNLPSRFKLEYTDADNEKKQPVMLHRAILGSFERFIGILVEHCAGELPFFIAPTQVAIVPISQNHHEYAKEIARKLLELGIDSEVYNKNESLNKKIRTAEKAHVPMILVLGDEEVANQSVALRDRRAKEQKTMTLDEFITLTKEKLSEVRF; encoded by the coding sequence ATGACAAAAGATATAATTGCATATGCAAACAATGAAACTTTAGTGGATACTCAAAGTTTTAATAATGATACAAATTTAAGTCCTGTTTATTTTGATAATTCTAAACAAAGTTTAGAAGTTATCCGCCACTCTTGTGCGCACTTGATGGCTCAAGCGATTAAAAGCTTATATCCAGAAGCTAAATTTTTCGTAGGTCCTGTGATAGAAGATGGGTTTTACTATGATTTTAGAGTCGATAGTAAAATTTCAGAAGAAGACTTAAGTAAAATCGAAAAGAAAATGAAAGAACTAGCAGAAGCAAAGCTAGATATAACAAAATACGAACTCTCCAAACAAGAAGTTAAAGAAAAATTTGCTAATGATGATCTTAAACAAGAAGTTTTATTAAGAATTCCTGATGGTAAAGTAAGTATTTACAAACAAGGTGAGTTTGAAGACTTATGTCGTGGGCCTCATGTGCCAAACACTAGGTATTTAAGATTTTTCAAGCTTACTCGTGTAGCCGGTGCGTATTTAGGCGGTGATGAGAAAAGAGAAATGCTTACAAGAATTTATGGTACCGCTTTTGCAGATAAAGAAAGTTTAAATGAATACTTAAAAATCATAGAAGAAGCTAAAAAAAGAGACCATAGAAAACTTGGTAATGAAATGAAGCTTTTTGCTTTTGATGATGAGATCGGCGGCGGACTTCCTATATGGCTTAGCAATGGAGCAAAATTAAGAAGCAAGCTAGAACATTTGTTGTATAAAGCACACAGACTAAGAGGTTATGAGCCAGTGCGTGGACCTGAGCTTTTAAAGGCTGATGCATGGAAAGTGAGTGGGCATTATGCAAACTATAAAGAAAATATGTATTTTACGCAAATTGATGAGCAAGAATATGGCATTAAGCCAATGAATTGTGTAGGGCATATTAAAATTTATCAAAATGATGTTAGAAGTTATCGTGACTTGCCTTTGAAATTTTTCGAATACGGTGTAGTGCACCGCCATGAAAAAAGTGGAGTTTTACACGGGCTTTTTAGAGTAAGAGAATTTACCCAAGATGATGCGCATATTTTTTGTATGCCAAGTCAGATAAAAGAACAAGTGTTAGAAATTCTAAGTTTTGTTGATACCTTGATGAAAGCTTTTGAATTTGATTATGAAATGGAAATTTCAACACGCCCAGCAAAAGCGATAGGCGATGATGAAATTTGGGATATAGCAACTAAAGCACTAAAAGAAGCCTTAGATGAGCAAGATTTAAAATACGGCATTGATGAGGGTGGTGGAGCTTTCTATGGCCCAAAAATAGATATAAAAATCACCGATGCATTAAAGAGAAAATGGCAGTGCGGAACCATACAAGTAGACTTTAACTTGCCAAGTCGTTTTAAACTCGAATACACAGACGCAGATAATGAGAAAAAACAACCTGTAATGCTTCACCGTGCTATTTTGGGTTCTTTTGAAAGATTTATAGGAATTTTGGTAGAGCATTGTGCGGGTGAGTTGCCATTTTTTATTGCACCAACTCAAGTAGCTATAGTGCCTATTTCGCAAAATCATCATGAATATGCAAAAGAAATAGCAAGAAAGCTTTTAGAGCTTGGTATTGATAGTGAAGTATATAATAAAAACGAAAGCTTAAACAAAAAAATCCGCACCGCAGAAAAAGCACATGTGCCTATGATACTTGTTTTAGGCGATGAAGAAGTAGCAAATCAAAGTGTGGCTTTAAGAGATAGAAGAGCAAAAGAACAAAAAACAATGACTTTAGATGAATTTATAACCCTAACCAAGGAGAAATTAAGTGAGGTACGCTTTTGA
- the purB gene encoding adenylosuccinate lyase — translation MVERYSREIMAKKWDMQAKYDAWLKVELAAVKAWNKLGLIKDDDCEKIIKNAKFDIARIDEIEKTTKHDVIAFLTSVSESLGEESRFVHYAMTSSDCIDTAVALQIKDSLELILQDLDQVLAAIKTRAYEHKNTLMVGRSHGIHGEPITFGLVLAIWYDSLVHAKDLIAHAKEVISYGKISGAMGNFAHAPLEFEEEVCKNLDLKPAPVSNQVIQRDRYAQVISALAILSSSCEQIAVAIRHFQRTEVYEAEEYFSQGQKGSSAMPHKRNPVLSENITGLCRMIRAYVTPALENVALWHERDISHSSVERFVLPDAFITTDFMLSRLCGVIEKLLVYPENMMKNLNLTGGLVFSQRVLLELPFKGISREEAYKIVQRNAMKVWADLQNGKPALNEKGESLFLLALLTDEDLKKSLSEADIRNCFDYNYYTKNVDKIFARTFK, via the coding sequence ATGGTTGAAAGATATAGTAGAGAAATCATGGCTAAAAAATGGGACATGCAAGCAAAATATGATGCATGGTTAAAAGTAGAATTAGCAGCTGTGAAAGCATGGAATAAACTTGGTCTTATTAAAGATGATGATTGTGAAAAAATTATAAAAAATGCAAAATTTGACATAGCAAGAATAGATGAGATAGAAAAAACTACCAAGCACGATGTTATTGCTTTTTTAACTAGTGTAAGTGAAAGTTTGGGTGAAGAAAGTCGTTTTGTGCATTATGCGATGACAAGTTCAGATTGTATTGATACTGCGGTTGCTTTGCAGATTAAAGATAGTCTAGAACTAATCTTACAAGATTTAGATCAAGTTTTAGCAGCGATAAAAACAAGAGCATATGAACATAAAAATACCTTAATGGTAGGAAGAAGTCATGGAATTCATGGCGAGCCTATAACTTTTGGTTTGGTTTTGGCTATTTGGTATGATTCGTTAGTGCATGCAAAAGATCTAATTGCTCATGCAAAAGAAGTGATTAGCTATGGGAAAATCAGTGGTGCTATGGGAAATTTTGCACATGCTCCACTTGAATTTGAAGAAGAAGTTTGTAAAAATTTAGATCTTAAACCAGCACCAGTTTCAAACCAAGTGATACAAAGAGATCGTTATGCACAAGTTATTTCAGCTTTAGCTATTTTATCTTCAAGTTGTGAGCAAATTGCCGTTGCGATCCGTCATTTTCAAAGAACAGAAGTATATGAAGCTGAAGAGTATTTTTCTCAAGGACAAAAAGGAAGCTCTGCTATGCCTCACAAAAGAAATCCTGTTTTGAGTGAAAATATCACCGGTCTTTGTAGAATGATAAGAGCTTATGTAACACCTGCTTTAGAAAATGTAGCATTGTGGCATGAAAGAGATATATCGCATTCTAGTGTAGAAAGATTTGTATTACCTGATGCTTTTATCACAACAGATTTTATGCTTTCAAGATTGTGTGGTGTGATAGAAAAGCTTTTGGTGTATCCAGAAAATATGATGAAAAATTTAAATTTAACCGGAGGACTTGTATTCTCTCAAAGAGTTTTACTTGAACTTCCATTCAAGGGTATAAGTAGAGAAGAAGCTTACAAGATTGTTCAAAGAAATGCCATGAAAGTATGGGCTGATTTGCAAAATGGCAAGCCTGCGTTAAATGAAAAGGGCGAAAGTTTGTTTTTGTTAGCTTTGTTAACTGATGAGGATTTGAAAAAATCTTTAAGTGAAGCAGATATTAGAAATTGCTTTGATTATAACTACTATACAAAGAACGTAGATAAAATTTTTGCAAGAACTTTTAAATAA
- a CDS encoding DNA adenine methylase, whose protein sequence is MLQENPQFLKEQIITYLGNKRSLLDFLNQGFKFAQNELKKDKFSFCDVFSGSGVVSRFVRPYASFIMANDLEDYSKIINECYLSNQNAQFLQELQKHYAFLTSDLKLEKGFISKLYAPNDDEYIQKDERVFYTLKNAMYLDSMRQKISKLPNNIQKYFIAPLIYEASVHANTSGVFKGFYKDKNGVGKFGGNGANALSRIKGDIVLKMPIFSNFTCEYEVFQKDANVLAKELDSFDVAYLDPPYNQHPYGSNYFMLNLIANYKKPKEISKVSGIPKDWNRSAFNKEKKAEDALFDLIDDLKAKIVLLSYNCEGFVKKENFTKRLQSIGECFVLEQKYNAFRASRNLSKRSMHIQEQLYVLKKKN, encoded by the coding sequence ATGCTACAAGAAAATCCGCAATTTTTAAAAGAACAAATCATAACTTATCTTGGCAATAAAAGATCCTTGCTTGATTTTTTAAATCAAGGCTTTAAATTTGCACAAAATGAGCTAAAAAAAGACAAATTTAGCTTTTGTGATGTATTTAGTGGCTCTGGGGTAGTTTCGCGTTTTGTGAGGCCTTATGCGAGTTTTATCATGGCAAATGATCTGGAGGATTATTCTAAAATCATTAATGAGTGTTACTTAAGCAATCAAAACGCACAGTTTTTACAAGAATTACAAAAACATTATGCTTTTTTAACCTCTGATTTAAAGCTTGAAAAAGGCTTTATAAGCAAGCTTTATGCACCAAATGATGATGAGTATATTCAAAAAGATGAAAGAGTTTTTTATACGCTTAAAAATGCGATGTATTTAGATTCTATGCGACAAAAAATTTCAAAATTACCAAATAATATACAAAAATACTTCATTGCACCGCTTATCTATGAAGCCAGCGTACATGCAAATACAAGTGGGGTTTTTAAAGGTTTTTATAAAGATAAAAATGGAGTGGGAAAATTTGGAGGAAATGGAGCAAATGCGCTTAGTCGTATAAAAGGCGATATAGTTTTAAAAATGCCTATTTTTTCAAATTTTACTTGTGAGTATGAGGTTTTTCAAAAAGATGCAAATGTTTTAGCTAAGGAGCTTGATAGTTTTGATGTGGCGTATTTAGACCCGCCTTATAATCAACATCCTTATGGATCAAATTATTTTATGTTAAATTTAATCGCTAATTATAAAAAGCCAAAGGAAATTTCAAAGGTTTCTGGCATACCAAAAGACTGGAACCGCAGTGCTTTCAACAAAGAAAAAAAAGCCGAAGATGCTTTGTTTGATTTGATAGATGATTTGAAAGCTAAGATTGTATTGCTTTCTTATAATTGTGAAGGTTTTGTAAAAAAAGAAAATTTTACAAAAAGACTTCAAAGCATTGGAGAATGTTTTGTGCTTGAGCAAAAGTATAATGCCTTTAGAGCGAGCAGAAACCTCTCTAAGCGTTCTATGCATATACAAGAACAACTTTATGTGTTAAAAAAGAAGAACTAG
- the rplT gene encoding 50S ribosomal protein L20 yields MARVKTGVVRRRRHKKVLKLARGFYSGRRKHFRKAKEQLERSLVYAYRDRRRKKRDFRRLWIVRINAACRLNDISYSRFINGLKKAGIELDRKILADLAMNDAAAFAKIADAAKKAL; encoded by the coding sequence ATGGCAAGAGTAAAAACAGGTGTTGTAAGACGCCGCAGACATAAAAAGGTTTTAAAACTTGCGCGTGGTTTTTATAGTGGTCGCCGCAAACACTTTAGAAAAGCTAAAGAACAATTAGAAAGAAGTTTGGTTTATGCGTATCGTGATAGACGCCGCAAAAAACGTGATTTCCGTCGTCTTTGGATAGTACGTATCAATGCAGCTTGCAGACTAAATGATATTAGTTATTCAAGATTTATAAATGGTCTTAAAAAAGCAGGCATTGAGCTTGATAGAAAAATCTTAGCTGATTTAGCGATGAATGATGCAGCTGCTTTTGCTAAAATAGCAGATGCTGCTAAAAAAGCACTTTAA
- the infC gene encoding translation initiation factor IF-3: MSKEKEVLLNEEIQADEIRCIGDDGKVYGIISSDEALDIANRLGLDLVMIAAEAKPPVCKIMDYGKFRYQQEKKQKEAKKKQKVIDIKEIKLSVKIAQNDINYKVKHASEFLEQGKHVKFRVFLKGREMGSPEAGVALLEKIWQMVEDIADRDKEPLLEGRYVNMLVTPKKKK, from the coding sequence TTGAGTAAAGAAAAAGAAGTATTGCTAAATGAAGAAATTCAAGCAGATGAGATCAGATGTATAGGTGATGATGGCAAGGTTTATGGCATTATTAGTAGTGATGAAGCGCTAGATATCGCAAATAGACTAGGGCTTGATTTGGTGATGATAGCTGCTGAAGCCAAGCCACCTGTATGTAAGATAATGGATTATGGAAAATTCCGTTATCAACAAGAAAAAAAGCAAAAAGAAGCAAAGAAAAAACAAAAAGTGATTGATATAAAAGAAATCAAGCTTTCTGTGAAAATCGCTCAAAACGATATCAACTATAAAGTGAAGCATGCAAGCGAGTTTTTAGAGCAAGGCAAGCATGTGAAATTTAGAGTGTTTTTAAAAGGTCGTGAGATGGGCTCTCCTGAAGCAGGGGTGGCCTTGCTTGAAAAAATTTGGCAAATGGTTGAAGATATAGCAGATAGAGACAAAGAACCTTTACTCGAAGGACGCTATGTAAATATGCTAGTAACTCCTAAAAAGAAAAAATAA
- a CDS encoding undecaprenyl-diphosphate phosphatase: protein MNLDYYYALILGIIEGLTEFLPVSSTGHMILGAEILGLEIDDFWRSFFIIIQLGSILAVILIFKDKLTQKIDIWLKLAVGFLPAGGVGFIAYKFLKEIFNGYTVATMLIIGGIIFIVIELKHRKKDYTIHSLDEVSYKQAFLIGLTQALAIIPGTSRSGASIIGGLLLGLDRKVASEFSFLLAIPTMIVATAYSVYKEPQVLSNMSNFIPLAIGFVTAFVVAFVVIKIFLKLISKINFIPFGIYRIILGVVFLYLFMSGMLDISRTGI, encoded by the coding sequence ATGAATTTAGATTATTATTATGCTTTGATTTTAGGAATTATTGAAGGTTTAACAGAATTTTTACCCGTTTCATCAACCGGACATATGATCTTGGGTGCTGAAATTTTAGGTTTAGAAATTGATGATTTTTGGAGAAGTTTTTTTATTATCATTCAGCTTGGTTCTATACTAGCGGTTATCTTGATTTTCAAAGATAAATTAACTCAAAAAATCGATATCTGGCTTAAACTTGCTGTGGGCTTTTTGCCTGCAGGAGGGGTAGGTTTTATAGCATATAAGTTTTTAAAAGAAATATTTAATGGCTACACAGTGGCTACAATGTTGATAATCGGTGGGATTATTTTTATTGTGATAGAGTTAAAGCATAGAAAAAAAGACTATACGATCCATTCTTTAGATGAGGTAAGTTATAAACAAGCTTTTTTGATAGGCTTAACGCAAGCTCTTGCGATCATACCAGGTACTTCAAGAAGTGGAGCAAGTATCATAGGAGGGTTATTGCTTGGACTTGACCGTAAAGTTGCTTCTGAATTTTCTTTTTTACTTGCGATACCAACCATGATCGTTGCAACAGCTTATAGTGTCTATAAAGAACCACAAGTGCTAAGTAATATGAGCAATTTCATTCCTTTGGCAATAGGCTTTGTAACAGCTTTTGTGGTTGCTTTTGTGGTGATAAAAATCTTTTTAAAATTAATCAGCAAGATCAACTTTATACCTTTTGGAATTTATAGGATTATTTTAGGTGTTGTGTTTTTGTATCTTTTTATGAGTGGTATGTTAGATATATCAAGAACGGGTATTTGA